A DNA window from Deinococcus misasensis DSM 22328 contains the following coding sequences:
- the mscL gene encoding large conductance mechanosensitive channel protein MscL: protein MAGFKDFIMRGNVVDLAVGVVIGAAFGGVVTSFTNAFINPLIKLATGGVQDGVIKGGKFSVAGVDFLYGDFVSVILNFLITAAVVYYAVVLPMNHLKEMQKARAKAAQPEQAPPPSLTLDQELLKEIRDLLKTQQTKQ, encoded by the coding sequence ATGGCAGGATTCAAAGATTTCATCATGCGGGGCAATGTTGTGGATCTCGCAGTGGGTGTGGTGATCGGTGCAGCTTTCGGAGGTGTGGTCACCTCTTTCACCAATGCGTTCATCAATCCGCTGATCAAACTGGCCACCGGTGGCGTTCAAGACGGCGTGATCAAAGGAGGCAAATTCAGTGTGGCAGGGGTGGATTTCCTGTATGGGGATTTCGTCTCAGTGATCCTGAATTTCCTGATCACCGCTGCAGTGGTGTATTACGCTGTGGTGCTTCCCATGAACCACCTCAAAGAAATGCAGAAAGCCAGAGCGAAAGCAGCCCAACCTGAGCAGGCTCCACCTCCTTCCCTGACGCTGGATCAGGAACTGCTCAAAGAGATCCGCGATTTGTTGAAAACCCAGCAGACAAAACAGTAA
- a CDS encoding PadR family transcriptional regulator, whose protein sequence is MRSQSLDERALLLLGLLSRQDLHGYQLNHFIEHGLGCPVHLPRPTAYALLDKMEQMGLIESHQEQEQNRPPRKVYHLTDSGREQFLTLLTDHLTQIRPEAFSEVALLFLEDLPRMQQQQVLKNRSEALGLQLSHLSRHAQGNLALERSRVLLEAEKSWLDSQIHTFQEEQ, encoded by the coding sequence ATGCGATCCCAGAGTCTGGATGAACGTGCACTTTTGTTGTTGGGCCTGCTCAGCAGGCAGGATTTGCATGGTTATCAACTCAACCACTTCATTGAACATGGGCTGGGTTGCCCGGTACATCTTCCCCGTCCCACCGCTTATGCCCTGCTGGACAAAATGGAACAGATGGGCCTGATTGAAAGCCATCAGGAACAGGAACAAAACCGCCCCCCTCGCAAGGTGTACCACCTGACCGATTCGGGCCGTGAACAATTCCTGACCCTGCTGACCGATCACCTGACCCAGATCCGGCCAGAGGCGTTCAGCGAAGTGGCCTTGCTGTTTCTGGAAGACCTGCCTCGCATGCAGCAACAACAGGTTCTCAAGAACCGCTCTGAAGCCCTCGGTTTGCAGCTTTCCCACCTGTCCCGCCATGCACAGGGCAATCTGGCTCTGGAACGCTCTCGCGTGCTGCTGGAGGCCGAAAAAAGCTGGCTGGACAGCCAAATCCACACTTTTCAGGAGGAACAGTGA
- the priA gene encoding replication restart helicase PriA: MSWLVALPLPIPALDFSPPHAFEGPLPLGHRVVVPWQGGIQIGIVVGEGQAHTHRLREAIQVLDLWVHPALIQALKHHEHLSGTPLGLLFCDTITSGWEPHLRHFVKPVEGVDLSPFELQLPEEWTPYHGNSALLDQIREQGLLEERFEFPERTELAYRGRLEGEGKLTPKQKQAWKTLLSIKEAPSLAEWARQAEVSTSVVSGVLSRGWAEAFQRPAGPPECIPVQERNLKKAEWDLPEAGPFRLHGGHPIERFQHLKTLMEAHLETGVLYLTPDSYRLDRAWQALSHLGAQCYSGSLNMLQREHIWQQVRDGHCKLVIGTYGALGLPFPSLGLIIIEEEGSDAYKLLSGSKMFIPDLASQVARERQSLLVCSGSVPAVESLLHEGKVLPAPKTRVHVVNYAEDSSQPETGPLSMQHMKPALEGYPLSQDLRKVLTQVAERGRQAVLLAPRKGYSALIRCRSCGYIPFCKHCDVPLKFHQVSRQMQCSQCGYREPPPSTCPKCKGAIWQPKGPGTEWIAQETRQLLPGFAVYRYDRDHQDDLHPIYEGHPGIVVATQALLQEKAPPELALLSLTLADSWLGYSDFRTDERYHKLLRQLLEWHPRRAPLLVVQTFQAQHPALLSVTEHIPADEFPFKDLSRRKALLYPPYSLLAQVEVAARDKARSDTVAEEIQKHLLQKGADPEEVLGPAPAPIGKVRGLFLNHLLLRAVSEQRLKVLLELMDGRWKARVRVEINPRNANF, encoded by the coding sequence ATGTCCTGGCTGGTTGCACTTCCCCTCCCCATTCCTGCACTGGATTTCTCCCCACCCCATGCTTTTGAAGGGCCACTTCCCCTCGGGCATCGGGTGGTGGTCCCATGGCAGGGGGGCATTCAAATTGGCATTGTGGTCGGCGAAGGTCAGGCCCACACCCACCGTTTGCGCGAAGCCATTCAGGTGCTGGACCTGTGGGTGCATCCTGCCCTGATTCAAGCCCTGAAACACCATGAACACCTGAGCGGAACCCCTCTGGGCCTGCTGTTTTGCGACACCATCACCTCGGGCTGGGAACCCCACCTGAGGCATTTTGTGAAACCCGTTGAAGGGGTGGACCTCAGCCCTTTCGAATTGCAACTCCCCGAGGAATGGACCCCTTATCACGGCAATTCTGCCCTGCTGGACCAGATCCGTGAGCAGGGCCTCTTGGAAGAACGTTTCGAGTTTCCAGAGCGCACCGAACTGGCTTACCGGGGCCGTCTGGAGGGGGAAGGCAAACTCACCCCCAAACAAAAACAGGCCTGGAAAACCCTGCTGTCCATCAAAGAAGCGCCGTCACTTGCAGAGTGGGCCAGACAGGCCGAGGTGAGCACCAGTGTGGTCTCGGGGGTGCTTTCGCGCGGTTGGGCCGAAGCTTTCCAGCGTCCAGCAGGTCCCCCAGAGTGCATTCCGGTGCAGGAACGCAACCTCAAGAAAGCCGAATGGGACCTCCCTGAAGCTGGACCTTTCCGTTTGCATGGCGGACATCCCATTGAGCGTTTTCAGCACCTCAAAACCCTGATGGAAGCCCATCTGGAAACTGGCGTGCTGTACCTGACCCCCGACAGTTACCGTCTGGACCGGGCATGGCAGGCCCTGTCACACCTCGGGGCACAGTGTTACTCGGGCAGCCTCAACATGCTGCAAAGGGAACACATCTGGCAGCAGGTCCGTGATGGGCACTGCAAACTGGTGATCGGGACTTACGGGGCTCTGGGTCTCCCCTTTCCTTCACTGGGCCTGATCATCATTGAAGAAGAAGGCAGCGACGCCTACAAGTTGCTCTCTGGATCGAAGATGTTCATCCCGGATCTGGCTTCGCAGGTCGCCAGAGAACGCCAGAGTTTGCTGGTCTGCTCGGGTTCGGTTCCAGCAGTGGAAAGCCTCCTGCACGAAGGGAAAGTGCTGCCTGCACCCAAAACCCGCGTGCATGTGGTCAATTATGCAGAGGATTCCAGCCAGCCTGAAACCGGCCCCCTCTCCATGCAGCACATGAAACCCGCTCTGGAAGGCTATCCGCTCTCTCAGGATTTGCGCAAAGTCCTGACCCAGGTCGCAGAAAGGGGCCGTCAGGCGGTGCTTTTGGCTCCACGCAAAGGGTACAGTGCCCTGATCCGCTGCAGGTCCTGTGGGTACATCCCGTTTTGCAAGCATTGCGACGTACCCCTGAAATTCCATCAAGTCAGCCGCCAGATGCAGTGCAGCCAGTGCGGATACCGCGAACCTCCCCCGAGCACCTGCCCCAAATGCAAGGGAGCCATCTGGCAACCCAAAGGCCCCGGCACCGAATGGATTGCTCAGGAAACCCGGCAACTGCTGCCCGGTTTCGCCGTGTACCGCTATGACCGCGACCATCAGGACGACCTGCACCCCATCTACGAAGGTCATCCGGGCATTGTGGTGGCCACACAGGCCCTCTTGCAGGAAAAAGCCCCACCAGAGCTTGCCCTGCTCAGCCTGACCCTTGCAGACAGCTGGCTCGGGTATTCGGATTTCCGCACCGATGAGCGTTACCACAAACTGCTCCGACAACTGCTGGAATGGCATCCCAGACGGGCTCCCCTGCTGGTGGTCCAGACCTTTCAGGCCCAGCATCCAGCTTTGCTGTCTGTCACAGAGCACATCCCCGCAGATGAATTCCCTTTCAAGGACCTCTCCAGAAGAAAAGCCCTGCTTTACCCCCCTTACAGCCTGCTGGCCCAAGTCGAGGTGGCTGCCAGAGACAAAGCCCGCTCAGACACGGTTGCAGAGGAGATCCAAAAACACCTCCTGCAAAAAGGGGCCGATCCAGAGGAAGTGCTCGGGCCTGCTCCTGCTCCGATTGGCAAGGTGAGGGGCCTGTTCCTGAACCACCTGCTTTTGCGTGCCGTCAGCGAGCAACGCTTGAAGGTCCTGCTGGAACTCATGGATGGGCGCTGGAAGGCTCGGGTGCGTGTGGAAATCAACCCGAGAAATGCCAATTTTTAA
- a CDS encoding GGDEF domain-containing protein, producing MDTLAIELKMVGILLLCITLFVALLSVSTFGLKSRDFGAKYFVWSTALLVVSATTMFLILISNLAQQSISLYLVATLLVNGSFLGTLYGFYRGIEKNFERPVHTPRASLMHRMAQGSLVLMSLWGSTTPITVTAAIYYILFSLYMMGLLQTQPLRASRVSRLHLNGVFLTIILLNVFRFVQMSQPREASSTEAAYWVSLIVICLISIAGIMVFAFFVFDSQIQLVNTLKNQLQHLAETDPLTGLRTRNYLRSHLEQRAPGKQESVLLIDLDHFKSINDTHGHQVGDEVLRCLGRVVQQAIRQTDVAIRYGGEEFLLILTGVAHEDTLHIAERIRFQFQQVAGAEFATLGMQPTLTIGGISEIHSADQLEPFIQQADQNLYEGKRTGRNRLHITRLQTH from the coding sequence GTGGACACCCTTGCCATCGAACTCAAAATGGTGGGCATTCTCCTGCTGTGCATCACCTTGTTTGTTGCTTTGCTCTCTGTTTCCACGTTTGGTTTGAAAAGCCGGGACTTTGGCGCCAAATACTTCGTGTGGTCAACAGCGTTGCTGGTGGTTTCGGCCACCACCATGTTTCTGATCCTGATCAGCAATCTGGCACAGCAATCCATTTCGCTGTATCTGGTGGCCACTTTGCTGGTCAACGGTTCTTTTCTGGGCACCCTCTACGGATTTTATAGGGGCATCGAAAAAAACTTTGAACGCCCCGTACACACCCCCAGAGCCTCCCTGATGCACCGCATGGCACAGGGTTCTCTGGTCCTGATGTCCCTGTGGGGCAGCACCACCCCCATCACAGTCACTGCAGCCATTTATTACATCCTGTTTTCGCTTTACATGATGGGTTTGCTGCAAACCCAACCCCTGAGGGCATCTCGGGTGTCCAGACTGCACCTGAACGGGGTGTTTTTGACCATCATCCTGCTGAATGTGTTCCGGTTTGTGCAGATGTCCCAACCCAGAGAGGCCAGCAGCACCGAAGCCGCTTACTGGGTCAGCCTGATTGTGATTTGCCTGATTTCCATTGCGGGCATCATGGTGTTTGCCTTTTTTGTGTTTGACAGCCAGATTCAACTGGTCAACACCCTCAAAAACCAGCTTCAACACCTTGCAGAGACCGATCCCCTGACCGGGCTTCGCACCCGCAATTACCTGAGAAGCCATCTGGAACAGCGGGCACCCGGAAAGCAGGAAAGTGTCCTCCTAATAGATCTGGACCACTTCAAAAGCATCAACGACACGCATGGGCATCAGGTGGGCGATGAAGTGCTGCGCTGCCTCGGAAGGGTGGTCCAGCAAGCCATTCGCCAGACCGACGTGGCCATCCGTTACGGTGGAGAAGAGTTTCTGTTGATCCTGACTGGCGTGGCCCACGAAGACACCCTGCACATCGCAGAGCGCATCCGCTTTCAGTTCCAGCAGGTGGCTGGAGCAGAATTTGCCACGCTGGGCATGCAGCCCACCCTGACCATCGGTGGAATCAGTGAAATCCACTCAGCAGACCAGCTTGAACCCTTCATCCAGCAGGCCGACCAGAACCTGTACGAAGGCAAACGCACCGGAAGGAACCGCCTGCACATCACCCGCCTTCAGACCCACTGA